In the Loxodonta africana isolate mLoxAfr1 chromosome 1, mLoxAfr1.hap2, whole genome shotgun sequence genome, one interval contains:
- the TRIM15 gene encoding E3 ubiquitin-protein ligase TRIM15 has translation MSSTPSLQTLREGATCSACTGPLKDAVTATCGHTFCRPCLPVPFQMGAHPSSRVLLCPFCQQKEQPENLMVPLPLGPLGETYCEEHGEKIYFFCENDAEFLCVFCREGPSHQAHSVGLLDEAIQPYRERLRSRLEALSMERDEIEDIKCREDQKLQVLLTQIETKKHQVEAAFEKLQQELGEQQRLLLAGLRELERQIWKERDEYIAKVSEEVARLGGHIKELEEKCQQPASELLKDVRVNHSRCEMKTFVSPEAISPDLVNKIRNLHRKILPLPGMIRKFSENLVLHLETDSGGVTLDPQTASRSLVLSEDRKSVRYTRQKQNLPDSPLRFEGLPVALGSPGFSSGRHCWQVDVQLADGGGCMVGVARETVRRKGNMGLSAEEGVWAVILSHQQCWASTYPGTDLPLGEIPRRVGVSLDYEAGRVTLHNAETRAPIFTFAASFSGKVFPLFAVWKKGSCLTLKGSKEWCSEESSALGSSSGPVQPRDFGSLLVPK, from the exons ATGTCCTCAACCCCCTCCCTGCAGACACTCCGAGAGGGGGCCACCTGTTCTGCCTGCACAGGGCCCCTGAAGGATGCAGTGACTGCCACCTGTGGACACACCTTCTGCCGGCCCTGCCTCCCTGTGCCCTTCCAGATGGGGGCCCACCCCTCCAGCAGGGTTCTGCTCTGCCCCTTCTGCCAGCAGAAGGAGCAGCCAGAGAACCTCATGGTCCCTTTGCCCCTGGGCCCTCTGGGAGAAACCTACTGTGAGGAGCATGGCGAGAAGATTTATTTCTTCTGTGAGAACGATGCGGAGTTCCTCTGTGTGTTCTGCAGGGAGGGTCCCTCCCACCAGGCCCACTCTGTGGGGCTCCTTGACGAGGCCATTCAACCCTACCGG GAACGTCTCAGGAGTCGGTTGGAAGCTCTGAGCATGGAGAGAGATGAGATTGAAGACATAAAGTGTCGGGAAGACCAGAAGCTCCAAGTGCTTCTG ACTCAGATAGAAACCAAGAAGCATCAGGTGGAAGCGGCTTTTGAGAAGCTGCAGCAGGAGCTGGGGGAACAGCAGCGACTCCTGTTGGCCGGGCTGAGGGAGCTGGAGCGGCAGATCTGGAAGGAGCGGGATGAGTACATCGCAAAGGTCTCAGAGGAGGTGGCCCGGCTTGGAGGTCACATCAAGGAGCTGGAGGAAAAGTGTCAGCAGCCAGCAAGTGAGCTGCTGAAA GATGTCAGAGTCAACCACAGCAG GTGTGAGATGAAGACTTTTGTGAGTCCAGAGGCCATTTCTCCTGACCTTGTCAACAAGATTCGCAATCTCCACAGAAAAATACTCCCTCTCCCAGGGATGATAAGAAAGTTCTCAG AAAACTTGGTGCTTCATCTGGAAACAGATTCAG GGGGCGTCACCCTGGACCCTCAGACCGCCAGCCGGAGTCTGGTCCTCTCAGAGGACAGGAAGTCAGTGAGGTACACCCGGCAGAAGCAGAACCTGCCCGACAGCCCTCTGCGCTTCGAGGGGCTCCCAGTGGCGCTTGGTTCCCCGGGCTTCTCCTCGGGCCGCCACTGCTGGCAGGTGGATGTGCAGCTGGCGGACGGCGGCGGCTGCATGGTGGGGGTGGCCCGGGAGACGGTGAGGAGGAAGGGGAACATGGGCCTGAGCGCCGAGGAGGGCGTCTGGGCCGTGATCCTCTCACACCAGCAGTGCTGGGCCAGCACCTACCCGGGCACCGACCTGCCGCTGGGCGAGATCCCGCGCCGCGTGGGTGTCTCCCTGGACTATGAGGCGGGCCGGGTGACGCTCCACAATGCCGAGACGCGGGCTCCCATCTTCACCTTCGCCGCCTCTTTCTCAGGCAAAGTCTTTCCTTTATTTGCCGTCTGGAAAAAAGGCTCCTGCCTTACTTTGAAAGGGTCCAAGGAGTGGTGTAGCGAAGAAAGCAGCGCCCTGGGATCCAGCTCTGGCCCTGTCCAGCCGCGTGACTTTGGGAGCCTCCTTGTCCCCAAGTGA
- the LOC100658629 gene encoding tripartite motif-containing protein 10, whose product MAAAASVTSLVDEVNCPICQGTLREPVTIDCGHNFCRCCLTRYCEVPGQDPEEPPTCPLCKEPFRPGGFRPNWQLASVVDNIERLKMVSSPRLAEEDACQEHGEKIYFFCEDDEMHLCVMCREAGEHRAHTVRFLEDAAGPYREQIQKCLVCLRKEREEIQGIQSRENQRIQVLLTQVATKRQKVVSEFTHLSQFLEEQQNILLAQLERLDGDILKQREEFDFLVTDEICRFSTLIAELEEKNERSSRELLTDIRSTLIRCETRKCRKPEAVSPELGQRIRNFPQQALPLQREMKTFLEKLCFELDYEPAHVSLDPQTSHPKLLLSEDHQRARFSYKWQNSPDNPQRFDRATCVLAHRGFTGGRHTWVVSIDLAHGGSCTVGVVSEDVRRKGELRLRPEEGVWAVRLAWGFVSALGSFPTRLALEEQPRQVRVSLDYEVGWVTFTNDVTHEPIYTFTASFTGKVFPFFGLWGRGSNFCLSS is encoded by the exons ATGGCGGCAGCCGCCTCCGTCACCAGCCTGGTCGATGAGGTCAACTGCCCCATCTGCCAAGGCACCCTGAGGGAGCCAGTCACCATCGACTGTGGCCACAATTTCTGCCGCTGCTGCCTCACCCGCTACTGCGAGGTCCCAGGCCAGGACCCGGAGGAGCCCCCCACCTGCCCGCTCTGCAAGGAGCCCTTCCGCCCAGGGGGTTTCCGGCCCAACTGGCAGCTGGCCAGCGTGGTGGACAATATTGAACGCCTCAAGATGGTGTCCTCGCCCCGCTTGGCAGAGGAGGACGCCTGCCAGGAGCACGGGGAGAAGATCTACTTCTTCTGCGAGGATGACGAGATGCATCTGTGCGTGATGTGCCGGGAGGCCGGGGAGCACCGGGCCCACACCGTGCGCTTCCTGGAGGACGCTGCGGGGCCATACAGG GAACAAATACAGAAATGTCTTGTGTGtctaaggaaagagagagaggagattcAAGGGATCCAGTCAAGAGAAAACCAAAGGATACAAGTCCTCCTT ACTCAAGTGGCCACCAAGAGACAAAAGGTAGTTTCCGAGTTTACACATCTGAGCCAGTTCCTGGAGGAACAACAGAACATCCTCTTAGCCCAGCTGGAGAGGCTGGACGGGGACATCTTGAAGCAACGAGAAGAGTTTGATTTTCTGGTCACTGATGAAATCTGCCGGTTCAGTACTCTGATTGCAGAGCTGGAGGAGAAGAATGAGAGGTCATCAAGGGAACTCCTGACG GATATCAGAAGCACTCTAATAAG ATGTGAAACCAGAAAGTGCCGGAAACCAGAGGCTGTGTCGCCTGAGCTGGGCCAGAGAATTCGGAACTTCCCCCAGCAGGCCCTCCCACTACAGAGGGAGATGAAGACATTTCTGG AAAAACTCTGCTTCGAGTTGGACTATGAGCCAG CTCACGTTTCTCTAGACCCCCAGACTTCTCACCCCAAACTCCTCTTGTCTGAGGACCACCAGCGGGCTCGGTTCTCCTACAAATGGCAGAACTCACCAGACAACCCCCAGCGTTTTGACCGCGCCACCTGTGTCCTGGCCCATAGAGGCTTCACAGGGGGGAGACACACATGGGTGGTGAGCATAGACTTGGCCCACGGGGGCAGCTGTACTGTGGGTGTGGTGAGTGAGGATGTGCGGCGGAAGGGGGAGCTGCGGCTGCGACCAGAGGAGGGGGTGTGGGCGGTGAGGCTGGCTTGGGGCTTTGTCTCggctctgggctccttccccACACGGCTGGCCCTAGAGGAGCAGCCCCGGCAGGTGCGGGTGTCTCTGGACTACGAGGTGGGCTGGGTGACCTTCACCAATGATGTCACTCATGAGCCCATCTACACCTTCACGGCCTCCTTCACTGGGAAGGTCTTTCCCTTCTTTGGGCTTTGGGGCCGAGGGTCCAACTTCTGCCTGAGCTCCTGA